Proteins encoded by one window of Candidatus Hydrogenedentota bacterium:
- a CDS encoding c-type cytochrome, whose protein sequence is MALPPFVCPRFFSRNLLITSILAAAAVEPALAQAVFRAGAAAVDITPQQYPVRVNGNFVEGTATAATDPIHARALALDDGASKLVFCIVDTCMMTRDLIDGAKAQVSATTGLPMDRMMVSATHTHTAPASMGCLGSRPDPAYTAWLPGKLVEAMTAALNNLQPAQIGWSSIDDWEHTHNRRWIRRADKLLPDPFGETNVRANMHPGYESPDIIGPSGPVDPGLSVLAVKTPDGKPIAVLANYSQHYFGSTPVSADYYGHFCRQMAALLGQSSGEGEFVAMISQGTSGDLMWMDYGSPPAPPTIQDYAAEVAGYAIKAWHQIEWRDAAPLAVSEKKITLNFRVPDEKRLAWAREQVQLMGDRLPATQPEVYAHEAIYLHERPTAELVLQAIQIGDLGITTLPNEVFALTGLKLKAQSPLNAHFNIELANGAEGYIPPPEQHTLGGYTTWPARTAGLEVEAEPRIVETLLGAMEEATGKPRRAVEAAMGPYAEAIMKGAPTSYWRMEEMAGKGLLNSVPGGPEAKLLGGFARYLPGVASGSGIGAREALTDSAFSGPGQINRAVHLSFGGLTDCNPLDRGDYTALAWFWLGEESGASDRSGKLARLPHAEVTYTTNPFHELTLSVNAEGGTVSGAGRYPANHWHFAAIVREGDQLRVHLDGATEPEVVTKTSVEAGGVFFGDRLEGKLDEIAVYPRALPAAEIASLWEISNVAKYNAEEKAEAERRIAEFQEKLGIPVFSNDYGATIAAMKPVIAAPLDGRRENILLDKGASLAVPVYKGGRIRGAAPGIANVYSVSLWFKNQTPNDANPITAYLFSRGPMGDPNANGEHLGISGNHHPDTVGKLNLYNGNTSAQTLFGKSVIAPGSWNHLVLVRKGEQATVYLNGNPEPEIDGELPVTASASPDFYLGARSDQFAPLNGGLAAFAFYDRALTAEEAAQLYTAARVDTTAQRPGLASLPRSPEEGLKSIRVPEGFTVDLVAAEPLLIDPVAFDWDTQGRLWVVEMSDYPLGLDGNGSAGGRVRMLEDADKDGTYEKSTLFAEGLSFPNGILTWRDGVIVTAAPDVIFLRDTNGDHVADEREVLLTGLTTGNQQLRANGLRWGLDNWVYVAAGGHHGEYGLETKIKSSRNGSEVAVGSRDFRFRPDTGEVEPQSGPTQFGRNRDDWGHWFGTQNSRPLWHYVLQDHYLKRNPYLATPDGRVQVLGAINPPVFPASALEKRFHSFQESGRYTSACSGMIYRDGALFPQDEMNGFTCEPFHNLVQRMVLVPEGPSFAGRRAGEEGQPDFFASDDRWCRPVMVRTGPDGALWIADMYRYMIEHPDWLPEEGKAELLPFYREGDDKGRIYRVRRTEEAPEAVPALAELDGDGLVAQLASSNGWVRDAAQQLILWRGDLSAVPALEEMTQSEDPRARLHALCTLDGLGALGEGLVADALRDTHPGLRENALRLAESRMTPALATQVAALAGDDDPKVRLQAAFTLGEVPASPEAASALASILVRDHADPFVTVAALSSALPHQELLIAELAKIDDPAIYALRPALAGIALGAGNQSAVAVLLASAFTRARETSDALALESCVDLLDALARQESSISALTSGNTSGPQAELAMAYDALVQSAGALLADITAAPASRIASAALLARVEGRRPEAINFLVGHMTGGGSAEEVAEALDALAATGDDQVPALVLAAWPGFDRDGKARAVDRILSRASWAMQLLDAVAAGSIATNDIDPIRRSRLLRHPDGAVREAAAARLGAGSSPDRAKVIEAYSPALTLTPDIARGHALYKESCSPCHRIGEEGIDMGPDLRTVSQHPPEKILANILDPNLDIQPGFHAYNCELNDGEQLFGIIASENATSITLKIAGGISRVLLRSDIYNMESTSMSFMPDGWEATLKQQDVADLIAFLKSTY, encoded by the coding sequence ATGGCATTGCCCCCTTTCGTTTGTCCCCGATTTTTTTCCCGGAACCTTCTGATCACGTCGATACTTGCAGCCGCTGCGGTTGAACCCGCGCTGGCCCAGGCGGTCTTCCGCGCGGGTGCGGCGGCGGTGGACATCACACCCCAGCAGTACCCGGTGCGGGTGAACGGCAACTTCGTGGAAGGCACAGCGACAGCGGCCACCGATCCGATCCACGCCCGGGCCCTGGCGCTGGACGACGGCGCGTCGAAGCTGGTCTTCTGCATCGTGGACACCTGCATGATGACGCGGGATCTCATCGACGGCGCAAAGGCCCAGGTGTCGGCGACCACGGGACTCCCCATGGACCGTATGATGGTTTCCGCGACCCACACCCACACCGCGCCCGCATCCATGGGCTGCCTGGGCAGCCGGCCCGATCCGGCCTACACCGCCTGGCTCCCCGGCAAGCTGGTGGAGGCCATGACCGCCGCGCTGAACAACCTCCAGCCCGCGCAGATTGGCTGGTCGTCCATCGACGACTGGGAACACACCCACAACCGCCGCTGGATACGCCGCGCGGACAAATTGTTGCCCGATCCCTTCGGCGAAACCAATGTGCGGGCCAACATGCACCCCGGATATGAAAGCCCCGACATCATCGGGCCGTCGGGTCCCGTGGATCCCGGGTTAAGCGTGCTGGCGGTGAAAACACCGGACGGAAAACCCATCGCGGTGCTGGCGAACTATTCCCAGCACTACTTCGGTTCGACGCCGGTTTCCGCAGACTACTATGGGCACTTCTGCCGACAAATGGCCGCGCTGCTGGGACAGTCCTCCGGCGAGGGCGAGTTTGTGGCCATGATCTCCCAGGGCACGAGCGGCGACCTCATGTGGATGGACTATGGTTCACCCCCCGCACCGCCGACGATTCAGGACTACGCCGCCGAAGTCGCGGGCTACGCCATCAAGGCCTGGCACCAGATCGAATGGCGCGATGCGGCCCCCCTGGCGGTTTCGGAAAAGAAGATCACCCTGAATTTTCGCGTGCCCGATGAAAAGCGCCTCGCCTGGGCGCGGGAACAGGTCCAGCTTATGGGCGATCGACTTCCGGCGACCCAGCCCGAGGTCTACGCCCACGAGGCGATTTATCTTCACGAGCGCCCGACGGCGGAGCTCGTGCTTCAGGCGATTCAGATCGGCGATCTGGGCATCACGACGCTGCCCAATGAAGTTTTCGCGCTGACGGGTCTGAAACTCAAGGCCCAGTCGCCCCTGAATGCTCACTTCAACATCGAACTGGCCAACGGCGCGGAGGGCTACATCCCCCCGCCGGAACAACACACCCTCGGCGGCTACACCACCTGGCCCGCGCGCACGGCGGGCCTGGAAGTGGAGGCAGAGCCGAGAATCGTGGAGACACTGCTCGGCGCGATGGAGGAAGCGACGGGCAAACCGCGCCGGGCTGTCGAAGCGGCCATGGGGCCCTATGCCGAGGCGATTATGAAGGGCGCACCGACTTCGTACTGGCGGATGGAGGAAATGGCGGGAAAGGGACTGCTGAACTCGGTTCCCGGTGGGCCGGAGGCAAAACTGTTGGGCGGATTCGCCCGATACCTTCCGGGCGTGGCGAGCGGCTCGGGCATCGGCGCGAGGGAAGCGCTGACGGATTCGGCCTTTTCCGGACCAGGCCAGATCAATAGGGCCGTGCATCTCTCCTTCGGTGGCTTGACCGACTGTAACCCACTTGACCGTGGTGACTATACAGCGCTCGCCTGGTTCTGGCTTGGCGAAGAGAGCGGCGCAAGCGACCGCAGCGGAAAACTGGCCAGACTCCCTCATGCGGAGGTGACATACACGACCAATCCATTCCATGAATTGACCTTGTCGGTTAACGCGGAGGGCGGTACCGTCAGCGGGGCAGGGCGGTATCCGGCAAATCACTGGCACTTCGCTGCCATCGTCCGCGAGGGTGATCAATTGCGCGTGCATTTGGATGGAGCGACGGAGCCCGAAGTTGTCACGAAAACCAGCGTGGAAGCGGGCGGTGTGTTTTTCGGAGACAGACTCGAAGGAAAACTGGATGAAATCGCGGTTTACCCCCGCGCCCTCCCAGCGGCGGAGATCGCGAGCCTGTGGGAAATCTCCAACGTCGCGAAGTACAACGCGGAGGAGAAAGCCGAGGCCGAGCGGCGGATCGCCGAGTTCCAGGAAAAACTGGGGATTCCCGTGTTCTCCAACGACTACGGGGCAACGATCGCGGCGATGAAGCCCGTGATCGCCGCACCGCTGGATGGCCGCCGGGAGAACATCCTGCTGGACAAGGGCGCGAGTCTGGCCGTGCCGGTTTACAAGGGTGGTCGCATCCGGGGCGCGGCGCCGGGGATCGCGAATGTATATTCCGTTTCGCTGTGGTTCAAGAATCAGACCCCGAACGACGCGAACCCCATCACAGCCTATCTGTTCAGCCGAGGCCCCATGGGCGATCCGAACGCGAACGGCGAGCATCTGGGCATCTCGGGGAACCACCATCCCGACACCGTCGGCAAACTCAATCTTTACAATGGCAATACATCCGCTCAGACCCTCTTTGGAAAATCGGTCATCGCGCCGGGCTCGTGGAATCATCTTGTTCTGGTGCGCAAAGGGGAACAGGCCACGGTCTACCTCAATGGCAATCCCGAGCCCGAGATCGACGGCGAGCTGCCGGTCACGGCGTCCGCCTCGCCGGATTTCTATCTCGGCGCGCGGAGTGATCAGTTCGCCCCGCTCAACGGCGGACTCGCGGCCTTCGCATTCTACGATCGCGCGCTGACGGCGGAAGAAGCGGCGCAACTTTACACGGCGGCGCGTGTGGATACCACCGCGCAACGACCAGGCCTCGCGTCGCTGCCGCGATCGCCGGAAGAGGGCCTGAAGAGCATCCGCGTGCCCGAGGGTTTCACGGTGGACCTCGTGGCGGCGGAGCCCCTGCTGATCGATCCCGTGGCCTTTGACTGGGACACGCAGGGCCGCCTATGGGTGGTGGAGATGTCCGACTACCCCCTCGGGCTCGATGGCAACGGATCGGCGGGCGGACGGGTCCGGATGCTGGAAGACGCCGACAAAGATGGGACCTATGAGAAGTCCACCCTCTTCGCGGAGGGACTCAGTTTTCCCAATGGCATTCTGACCTGGCGCGATGGCGTCATCGTGACGGCCGCGCCTGATGTGATTTTCCTGCGCGACACCAACGGCGACCATGTGGCCGATGAGCGCGAGGTGCTCCTCACGGGCCTGACCACGGGCAACCAGCAGTTGCGCGCCAACGGCCTCCGCTGGGGCCTGGACAACTGGGTCTATGTAGCGGCGGGCGGGCACCACGGCGAGTACGGCCTGGAAACGAAGATTAAGTCCTCGCGCAACGGCTCGGAAGTAGCCGTGGGCAGCCGCGACTTCCGCTTCCGGCCCGACACGGGCGAGGTGGAACCCCAGAGCGGCCCCACCCAGTTCGGGCGCAATCGCGACGACTGGGGCCACTGGTTTGGCACACAGAATTCCCGACCCCTCTGGCACTACGTGCTTCAGGATCACTATTTGAAGCGCAACCCCTACCTGGCCACGCCGGACGGGCGCGTGCAGGTGCTCGGCGCAATCAATCCGCCCGTGTTCCCGGCAAGCGCACTGGAAAAGCGCTTTCACAGTTTCCAGGAATCGGGTCGATATACCTCCGCCTGCAGCGGGATGATCTACCGCGATGGGGCGCTCTTCCCGCAGGACGAGATGAACGGCTTCACCTGCGAGCCCTTCCACAATCTTGTGCAGCGCATGGTGCTTGTGCCCGAGGGCCCGTCCTTCGCGGGTCGCCGCGCGGGCGAGGAGGGCCAGCCGGATTTCTTTGCGAGCGACGACCGCTGGTGTCGGCCGGTGATGGTGCGGACGGGGCCCGATGGCGCGCTGTGGATCGCGGACATGTACCGCTACATGATCGAACACCCCGACTGGCTACCGGAAGAGGGCAAGGCCGAGTTGCTACCGTTCTACCGTGAAGGCGACGACAAGGGCCGGATCTATCGCGTGCGTAGAACGGAAGAGGCGCCCGAGGCGGTTCCCGCGCTTGCGGAGCTGGACGGCGACGGGCTTGTGGCGCAGTTGGCCTCTTCCAATGGCTGGGTGCGCGACGCGGCCCAGCAGTTGATTCTGTGGCGCGGCGACCTGTCGGCGGTGCCCGCGCTGGAAGAAATGACGCAGTCGGAGGATCCCCGCGCGCGCTTGCATGCGCTGTGCACGCTGGACGGGCTCGGCGCGCTCGGCGAGGGTCTCGTGGCCGATGCGTTGCGCGATACACATCCGGGCCTGCGCGAGAATGCCCTGCGCCTGGCGGAATCGCGCATGACCCCGGCGCTCGCGACACAGGTGGCCGCGCTGGCCGGCGATGATGACCCTAAAGTGCGCTTGCAGGCCGCCTTCACCCTCGGCGAGGTTCCGGCTTCCCCCGAGGCGGCTTCGGCACTGGCGTCGATTCTCGTTCGGGATCATGCCGATCCCTTCGTCACGGTGGCGGCACTCAGTTCCGCGCTGCCCCATCAGGAATTGCTGATTGCCGAGTTGGCGAAAATCGATGATCCCGCGATCTACGCCTTGCGTCCCGCGCTCGCGGGTATCGCGCTGGGCGCGGGCAACCAATCGGCGGTGGCCGTGCTGCTCGCTTCCGCCTTTACCCGTGCGCGGGAGACGTCGGATGCCCTCGCGCTGGAGTCCTGCGTAGACCTGCTCGACGCGCTCGCGCGCCAGGAATCCTCGATCAGCGCCCTGACGTCGGGCAACACTTCAGGACCCCAGGCGGAGCTCGCGATGGCCTATGACGCACTGGTCCAATCGGCGGGCGCACTGCTGGCGGATATTACGGCGGCGCCCGCATCGCGCATTGCGAGTGCCGCCTTGCTGGCACGTGTCGAGGGCCGACGCCCGGAGGCCATCAATTTCCTCGTCGGACACATGACGGGCGGCGGGTCGGCGGAGGAAGTGGCGGAGGCGCTGGATGCCCTCGCCGCTACCGGTGATGACCAGGTGCCCGCCCTCGTGCTGGCGGCCTGGCCGGGCTTTGATCGGGACGGCAAGGCGCGGGCCGTAGACCGAATTCTTTCCCGCGCGTCCTGGGCCATGCAGCTTCTCGACGCCGTGGCCGCCGGATCCATCGCCACGAACGACATCGACCCCATCCGCCGTTCCCGCCTGCTGCGCCATCCCGACGGCGCGGTGCGCGAGGCGGCCGCGGCCCGGCTCGGTGCGGGCTCTTCGCCAGACCGCGCGAAGGTCATTGAAGCCTACAGCCCCGCACTCACGCTGACCCCCGACATCGCCCGTGGCCATGCGCTCTATAAGGAATCCTGCTCGCCCTGCCACCGCATCGGTGAGGAGGGCATCGACATGGGCCCCGATCTCCGGACCGTCTCCCAGCATCCGCCGGAGAAGATCCTGGCGAACATTCTCGATCCGAATCTGGACATTCAGCCGGGCTTTCACGCGTACAACTGCGAGTTGAATGACGGCGAGCAACTCTTCGGGATTATCGCCTCGGAAAACGCGACAAGCATCACCCTGAAAATCGCGGGCGGGATCTCACGGGTGCTGCTGCGGAGCGACATCTACAACATGGAGAGCACCAGCATGTCTTTCATGCCCGACGGCTGGGAGGCCACGCTGAAACAGCAGGATGTGGCGGATTTGATCGCGTTTTTGAAGAGCACCTATTAG